A genome region from Corallococcus exiguus includes the following:
- a CDS encoding HAL/PAL/TAL family ammonia-lyase, whose product MSPRSPPLSDTPVRFDGGRLTLEDVSALSRRERPAELGTAPAFRQRIAKGAAFLDRLLAEDGVIYGVTTGYGDSVTVSIPPALVAELPHHLYTYHGIGAGRFLTPEETRAVLATRLASLSQGFSGVGVPLLTQLELLLQHDVLPMIPAEGSVGASGDLTPLSYVAAVLCGERDVWHRGERKPAAQVLKELGIAPLKLRPKEGLAIMNGTAVMTALACLAWERAEYVSRLATRLTAFNVLASAGNAHHYDETLFAAKPHAGQQRVAARLRADLVTDRPPRNEQRLQDRYSLRCAPHVIGVLEDALPYFRTLIENELNSANDNPLIDPDGERVLHGGHFYGGHIAFAMDGLKTAVANVADLLDRQLALLVDPRFNHGLPANLSASTGARAAINHGLKAAQISVSAWTAEALKQTMPASVFSRSTECHNQDKVSMGTIAARDCLRVLELTEQVVAAMLIAARQGVTLRQRIDADAKPGPALAAMHADLEARIPLLVEDRALDGELQGLITAIRRREWRLHEA is encoded by the coding sequence ATGTCTCCGCGAAGCCCCCCACTTTCTGACACCCCGGTCCGCTTCGACGGCGGACGGCTGACGCTCGAGGACGTGAGCGCCCTGTCGCGCCGCGAGCGCCCCGCGGAGCTGGGCACGGCCCCGGCCTTCCGCCAGCGCATCGCCAAGGGCGCCGCGTTCCTGGACCGGCTGCTGGCGGAGGACGGCGTCATCTACGGCGTCACCACCGGCTACGGCGACTCCGTCACGGTGTCCATCCCGCCCGCGCTCGTCGCGGAGCTGCCGCACCACCTCTACACGTACCACGGCATCGGCGCGGGCCGGTTCCTCACCCCGGAAGAGACGCGCGCGGTGCTGGCCACTCGGCTGGCGTCGCTGTCGCAAGGCTTCTCCGGCGTGGGCGTGCCGCTGCTCACCCAGTTGGAGCTGCTGCTCCAACACGACGTGCTGCCCATGATTCCCGCGGAAGGCTCCGTGGGCGCATCCGGCGACCTGACGCCCCTGTCCTACGTGGCGGCGGTGCTCTGCGGCGAGCGCGACGTGTGGCACCGGGGCGAGCGCAAGCCCGCGGCGCAAGTGCTGAAGGAGCTGGGCATCGCGCCCCTCAAGCTGCGGCCGAAGGAAGGCCTGGCCATCATGAACGGCACCGCCGTGATGACGGCCCTGGCGTGCCTGGCGTGGGAGCGGGCGGAGTACGTGTCCCGGCTCGCCACGCGCCTGACTGCCTTCAACGTGCTGGCGAGCGCTGGCAACGCGCACCACTACGACGAGACGCTCTTCGCGGCGAAGCCCCACGCGGGCCAGCAGCGCGTGGCGGCCCGGCTGCGCGCGGACCTGGTCACGGACCGGCCGCCGCGCAACGAGCAGCGGCTCCAGGACCGGTACTCGCTGCGGTGCGCGCCGCACGTCATCGGCGTGCTGGAGGACGCGCTGCCGTACTTCCGCACGCTCATCGAGAACGAGCTGAACAGCGCCAACGACAACCCGCTCATCGACCCGGACGGGGAGCGGGTGCTGCACGGCGGCCACTTCTACGGCGGCCACATCGCCTTCGCCATGGACGGGCTGAAGACCGCGGTGGCCAACGTGGCGGACCTGCTGGACCGTCAGCTGGCGCTGCTGGTGGACCCGCGCTTCAACCACGGGCTGCCCGCGAACCTCTCCGCGTCCACCGGCGCCCGCGCGGCCATCAACCACGGCCTCAAGGCGGCGCAGATCAGCGTCTCCGCGTGGACCGCGGAAGCGCTGAAGCAGACCATGCCCGCGTCCGTCTTCTCCCGCTCCACCGAGTGCCACAACCAGGACAAGGTGAGCATGGGCACCATCGCCGCGCGCGACTGCCTGCGCGTGCTGGAGCTGACGGAGCAGGTCGTCGCGGCCATGCTCATCGCGGCGCGCCAGGGCGTCACCCTGCGTCAGCGGATTGACGCGGACGCGAAGCCCGGCCCCGCCCTGGCCGCGATGCACGCGGACCTGGAAGCACGCATCCCCTTGCTGGTGGAGGACCGGGCGCTGGACGGTGAGCTGCAGGGCCTTATCACCGCCATCCGCCGTCGGGAGTGGAGGCTGCATGAAGCCTGA
- a CDS encoding LpxL/LpxP family acyltransferase — MKSRHWAEMGETTFVAGIWILYWVHRLLGRWPFRVCLYPVVLVNWLRRPVLQHSSRQYLKRMQTATGALGHEPHWRDSVRHVLMFAETMLDKLLAVSGRYRFESVRTEGREELYEAAKSGKGGIIVTAHMGCLELCRTMAERRGEVKLNILVHTLHAEQFNRLLKRLNPENDFRLMEVTDMGPATAVALNERVEAGEFVVIAGDRIPVNSAQTVSVDFLGHPAPFPVGPYVLAALLKCPLYLLGCIHEGKGYTIHFERLFERVVLPRGKREQALTDCAQHYAARVTALLQRAPYDWFNFFPFWDQVHVSAKPPTF, encoded by the coding sequence ATGAAGTCCCGCCACTGGGCGGAGATGGGGGAAACCACCTTCGTGGCTGGCATCTGGATCCTCTACTGGGTCCACCGGCTGCTGGGGCGCTGGCCCTTCCGCGTCTGCCTCTACCCGGTGGTGCTGGTGAACTGGCTCCGGCGGCCGGTGCTGCAGCACTCGTCGCGCCAGTACCTGAAGCGGATGCAGACCGCGACCGGGGCCCTGGGGCACGAGCCCCACTGGCGCGACAGTGTGCGTCACGTGCTGATGTTCGCGGAGACCATGCTGGACAAGCTGCTCGCGGTGAGCGGGCGCTACCGCTTCGAGAGCGTCCGCACCGAAGGCCGCGAGGAGCTCTACGAGGCGGCGAAGTCCGGCAAGGGCGGCATCATCGTCACCGCGCACATGGGCTGCCTGGAGCTGTGCCGCACCATGGCGGAGCGCCGGGGCGAGGTGAAGCTCAACATCCTGGTGCACACGCTGCACGCGGAGCAGTTCAACCGCCTGCTCAAGCGGCTCAACCCGGAGAACGACTTCCGGCTGATGGAGGTCACGGACATGGGCCCGGCCACCGCGGTCGCGCTGAACGAGCGCGTGGAGGCCGGAGAGTTCGTGGTCATCGCGGGCGACCGCATCCCGGTGAATTCCGCCCAGACCGTGAGCGTCGACTTCCTCGGCCACCCGGCGCCATTTCCGGTGGGCCCCTACGTACTGGCGGCGCTGCTCAAGTGTCCGCTCTACCTGCTGGGCTGCATCCATGAGGGCAAGGGCTACACCATCCACTTCGAGCGCCTCTTCGAGCGCGTCGTGCTGCCTCGGGGCAAGCGCGAGCAGGCGCTCACCGACTGCGCGCAGCACTACGCAGCCCGGGTGACGGCGCTCCTCCAGCGCGCGCCCTACGACTGGTTCAACTTCTTTCCCTTCTGGGATCAGGTGCATGTCTCCGCGAAGCCCCCCACTTTCTGA
- a CDS encoding acyl carrier protein, producing MTKHELFERLSAILQETFDIEPSRIVPEARLHDDLDIDSIDAIDLLVRLKPVTGQRVPPEVFRSVRTIQDVVDALYGLLGSDSAAA from the coding sequence ATGACCAAGCACGAGCTGTTCGAGCGCCTGAGCGCCATCCTCCAGGAAACCTTCGACATCGAGCCGTCCCGCATCGTCCCGGAGGCGCGTCTGCACGACGACCTCGACATCGACAGCATCGACGCCATCGACCTGCTGGTGCGCCTGAAGCCGGTGACGGGCCAGCGCGTTCCGCCGGAAGTCTTCCGCTCCGTGCGGACCATCCAGGACGTGGTGGACGCGCTGTACGGTCTGCTCGGCAGCGACTCCGCCGCGGCGTGA
- a CDS encoding glycosyltransferase family 2 protein, with product MKVCAVIPVYNHGEAVGAVVKAVRSHGLPCVLVDDGSEPGCAAVLDGLAREDSEHVEVVRLPQNEGKGGAMMAGLRAALSRGYSHALQIDADGQHNANDIPRFLELAKAQPDMMVCGTPVYDESVPKGRLYGRYATHIWVWINTLSFAIRDSMCGFRVYPLQPTVALIDSVKIGKRMDFDVEVLVRLFWRGMRILNQPTQVRYPTDGISHFDVLWDNVRISGMHARLFFGMLVRLPVLLWNKVAK from the coding sequence ATGAAGGTCTGCGCGGTGATTCCGGTCTACAACCACGGCGAGGCCGTGGGCGCGGTGGTGAAGGCGGTGCGCAGCCACGGGCTGCCCTGCGTGCTGGTGGACGACGGCAGCGAGCCCGGCTGCGCGGCGGTGCTGGACGGCCTGGCGCGCGAGGACAGCGAGCACGTGGAGGTGGTCCGCCTGCCCCAGAACGAGGGCAAGGGCGGCGCGATGATGGCGGGCCTGCGCGCGGCCCTCTCCCGGGGCTACAGCCACGCGCTGCAAATCGACGCGGACGGCCAGCACAACGCCAACGACATCCCGCGCTTCCTGGAGCTGGCGAAGGCGCAGCCGGACATGATGGTGTGCGGCACGCCCGTCTATGACGAGTCCGTGCCCAAGGGCCGGCTGTACGGCCGCTACGCCACGCACATCTGGGTGTGGATCAACACGCTGTCGTTCGCCATCCGCGATTCCATGTGCGGCTTCCGCGTGTATCCGCTGCAGCCCACCGTGGCGCTCATCGACTCGGTGAAGATCGGCAAGCGGATGGACTTCGACGTGGAGGTGCTGGTGCGCCTGTTCTGGCGCGGCATGCGCATCCTCAACCAGCCCACCCAGGTGCGCTACCCCACCGACGGCATCTCCCACTTCGACGTGCTCTGGGACAACGTGCGCATCTCCGGCATGCACGCCCGGCTCTTCTTCGGGATGTTGGTGCGGCTGCCCGTGCTCCTCTGGAACAAGGTGGCGAAATGA
- a CDS encoding outer membrane lipoprotein carrier protein LolA yields the protein MKPFLVLMLSLLSLSAHAADLVKDVRARLVDAPLVRGQFEQKKTVQGFKKPLVSKGDFLLARDQGVLWNTRTPFASTLTLTRKSLSAQQATGGAAYHLDSTKEPALAAVNELLFALLSGDVAALQKRFTVEGALVGDKGWKLDLTPTDAGLARVFKHIHLEGDGYVRQVQLDETRGDSSVITFEQLAQTPPPDATEAERLGK from the coding sequence ATGAAGCCCTTCCTCGTGTTGATGCTGTCGCTGCTGTCCCTGAGCGCCCACGCCGCGGACCTGGTGAAGGACGTGCGCGCGCGCCTGGTGGACGCGCCGCTGGTGCGCGGCCAGTTCGAACAGAAGAAGACCGTGCAGGGCTTCAAGAAGCCGCTCGTGTCCAAGGGAGACTTCCTCCTCGCCCGCGACCAGGGCGTGCTCTGGAACACGCGCACGCCGTTCGCCTCCACGCTGACGCTCACGCGCAAGTCGCTGAGCGCGCAGCAGGCCACGGGCGGCGCGGCCTATCACCTGGACTCCACCAAGGAGCCCGCGCTGGCGGCGGTGAACGAGCTGCTCTTCGCGCTCTTGTCGGGCGACGTCGCGGCGCTCCAGAAGCGCTTCACGGTCGAGGGCGCGCTGGTCGGCGACAAGGGCTGGAAGCTGGATTTGACGCCCACGGACGCGGGGCTCGCGCGCGTCTTCAAGCACATCCACCTGGAGGGTGACGGGTACGTGCGGCAGGTGCAGTTGGACGAGACGCGCGGCGACAGCAGCGTCATCACGTTCGAGCAGCTCGCGCAGACGCCTCCTCCCGACGCCACGGAAGCGGAACGCCTTGGCAAATAA
- a CDS encoding acyl-CoA thioesterase encodes MKPDLSCELEIDPAFHDLDMMEIVWHGHYVKYLELARAVILRKHDYDWPQMRESGYGWPVVEMKLKYVSPISYKQRIIVRAEITEWENRLRFDYLLRDADTGRKVNQAHTIQVAVSLKTGEMEYVCPEVLWKKLGVWPG; translated from the coding sequence ATGAAGCCTGACCTGAGCTGCGAGCTGGAGATCGACCCGGCGTTCCACGATCTCGACATGATGGAGATCGTCTGGCACGGCCACTACGTGAAGTACCTGGAGCTGGCGCGCGCCGTCATCCTGCGCAAGCACGACTACGACTGGCCGCAGATGCGCGAGTCCGGGTACGGCTGGCCCGTGGTGGAGATGAAGCTCAAGTACGTCTCCCCCATCTCCTACAAGCAGCGCATCATCGTGCGCGCCGAAATCACCGAGTGGGAGAACCGGCTGCGCTTCGACTACCTGCTGCGCGACGCGGACACCGGGCGCAAGGTGAACCAGGCCCACACCATCCAGGTCGCGGTGTCCTTGAAGACGGGCGAGATGGAATACGTCTGCCCGGAAGTCCTCTGGAAGAAGCTGGGAGTGTGGCCGGGATGA
- a CDS encoding COG4648 family protein produces the protein MKRLRPVLLGLLSLAYPPLVYLGLGHFEPRWMALPLAAMAVVRAVATREKMWLAAAVGALVLAGSSMLGNNALPLKLYPVLVNAVLLTVFLTSLVYPPSVIERLARLREKDLPPSGVAYTRRVTQVWCGFFVLNGALALTTALFASDATWALYNGLIAYGLMGLLFAGEWVVRQRVRARHAHG, from the coding sequence GTGAAACGTCTGCGTCCGGTGCTGTTGGGGCTCTTGAGCCTCGCCTACCCCCCGCTCGTCTATCTGGGCCTGGGCCACTTCGAGCCCCGCTGGATGGCGCTGCCCCTGGCGGCCATGGCGGTGGTGCGCGCGGTGGCCACGCGGGAGAAGATGTGGCTCGCGGCCGCGGTGGGCGCCCTGGTGCTCGCGGGCTCCAGCATGCTGGGCAACAACGCCCTGCCCCTGAAGCTCTACCCGGTGCTGGTGAACGCGGTGCTCCTCACCGTATTCCTCACCAGCCTGGTGTATCCACCCAGCGTGATTGAGCGACTGGCGCGGCTTCGGGAGAAGGACCTGCCACCGTCGGGCGTGGCGTACACGCGCCGGGTGACGCAGGTGTGGTGCGGCTTCTTCGTCCTCAACGGCGCGCTCGCGCTCACCACGGCGCTCTTCGCGAGCGACGCGACCTGGGCGCTCTACAACGGCCTCATCGCCTACGGCCTCATGGGCCTGCTGTTCGCGGGCGAGTGGGTGGTGCGGCAGCGGGTGCGCGCACGGCACGCCCATGGCTGA
- a CDS encoding MMPL family transporter codes for MANKLAILWALVVLAVGIHQVQFWRSASLDTDVLALLPEDEQAPEVDAATRKLADEAGRQLVLLVGAKDWPSAQKAADEATRVLTESSDLLEPAVVDTSTLEQAVDFYRPYRDRLLTPAQRKWLAHATPEELGGTALMKLYQPAGAQLTDWNADPLGLWQDWWQARAAETSARPRDGRMWLSGEEREWVLLMWKSKVSAFALGDGSRVTATVERARAKVEASVPGGRLVAAGVPLYAEAAAAQASWEMSTIGFGSLAAVLILVWLTFRSLRPILLVGVSLTLGCAVALTVTALVFDRVHLLTLVFGSSLVGVAEDYGFHYFAARQGKAPSERGPVMRALLPGMVLALVTSVVAYLALGVAPFPGLRQMAVFSAAGLTAAFLTVVCWFPSLDTGALPITPFAERFSASITRWPRIASTPAWWLSGAVVTVLVAVGIWKLEPRDDLRQLQGAPANLISDQRELGRLLGLPSPAQFFLVQGDNDEQVLAREAVLKTKLDALVSEKVFAGYRAVSDWLPSEAQQREDSALSARAEAHAVAAVSESTGEAPTRAAFSPEPLTPKQFLAGPAAAVIRQQWLGTLGKAQYSVLMLRGLNDPKVLPRLEEVAQGLEGVRWVDKTAEISGLLSRYRRIMGGLIVAGYFAVLLTLVARFGRQAWRAWVPSVLGTLLTLAIFGWAGAPLQLFTVLGLVLLLGMGVDYGIFLLEHPGDGSAWLAVALAGVSTLLSFGLLGLSATPALRSFGLAMLLGEVTIWILTPCFRLPPGKATH; via the coding sequence TTGGCAAATAAGCTGGCCATCCTGTGGGCGCTGGTGGTGCTCGCCGTGGGCATTCACCAGGTGCAGTTCTGGCGTTCCGCGAGCCTGGACACGGACGTGCTCGCGCTCCTGCCGGAGGACGAGCAGGCGCCGGAGGTGGACGCCGCCACGCGCAAGCTCGCGGACGAAGCCGGACGGCAGCTCGTGCTGCTGGTGGGCGCCAAGGACTGGCCGTCCGCGCAGAAGGCCGCGGACGAGGCCACGCGCGTGCTCACGGAGTCCTCGGACCTGCTGGAGCCGGCGGTGGTGGACACCTCCACGCTGGAGCAGGCGGTGGACTTCTACCGTCCCTATCGCGACCGGTTGCTCACGCCCGCGCAGCGCAAGTGGCTGGCGCACGCAACGCCGGAGGAGCTGGGCGGCACGGCGCTGATGAAGCTGTATCAGCCCGCGGGCGCGCAGCTGACGGACTGGAACGCGGATCCGCTGGGCCTGTGGCAGGACTGGTGGCAGGCCCGCGCGGCGGAGACGTCCGCCCGGCCCCGCGACGGACGGATGTGGCTGTCCGGCGAGGAGCGCGAGTGGGTGCTCCTCATGTGGAAGAGCAAGGTGTCCGCCTTCGCGCTGGGAGACGGCTCGCGCGTCACCGCCACGGTGGAGCGGGCGCGCGCGAAGGTGGAGGCCTCGGTGCCCGGCGGACGGCTGGTGGCCGCGGGCGTGCCGCTGTACGCGGAGGCCGCCGCGGCGCAGGCGAGCTGGGAGATGTCCACCATCGGCTTCGGGTCGCTGGCGGCGGTGCTCATCCTCGTATGGCTCACCTTCCGCTCGCTGCGGCCCATCCTCCTCGTGGGCGTGTCGCTCACGCTGGGCTGCGCGGTGGCGCTCACGGTCACCGCGCTGGTGTTCGACCGGGTGCACCTGCTCACGCTCGTCTTCGGCTCCAGCCTGGTGGGCGTGGCGGAGGACTACGGCTTCCACTACTTCGCCGCGCGCCAGGGCAAGGCCCCTTCGGAGCGCGGTCCGGTGATGCGCGCGCTGCTGCCCGGCATGGTGCTCGCGCTCGTCACCAGCGTGGTGGCATACCTGGCGCTGGGCGTGGCGCCCTTCCCGGGCCTGCGGCAGATGGCGGTGTTCTCCGCCGCGGGCCTCACCGCCGCGTTCCTCACCGTGGTGTGCTGGTTCCCCTCGCTGGACACGGGCGCCCTGCCCATCACGCCCTTCGCGGAGCGCTTCTCCGCGTCCATCACCCGCTGGCCGCGCATTGCGTCCACCCCGGCGTGGTGGCTGTCCGGCGCGGTCGTCACGGTGCTCGTGGCCGTGGGCATCTGGAAGCTGGAGCCCCGGGACGACCTGCGCCAGCTGCAGGGCGCACCCGCGAACCTCATCTCGGATCAGCGTGAACTGGGACGCCTGCTGGGACTACCCAGCCCGGCGCAGTTCTTCCTGGTGCAGGGAGACAACGACGAACAGGTGCTCGCGCGCGAGGCCGTGCTGAAGACGAAGCTGGACGCGCTGGTCTCGGAGAAGGTGTTCGCAGGCTACCGCGCCGTGTCTGATTGGCTTCCGTCCGAAGCACAGCAGCGCGAGGACTCGGCCCTGAGCGCCCGCGCGGAGGCCCATGCGGTCGCCGCCGTCAGCGAATCCACGGGTGAAGCCCCCACGCGTGCCGCGTTCTCCCCGGAGCCGCTCACGCCCAAGCAATTCCTCGCCGGGCCCGCCGCGGCGGTCATCCGGCAGCAGTGGCTGGGGACGCTGGGCAAGGCGCAATACAGCGTCCTCATGCTGCGCGGCCTCAACGACCCCAAGGTGCTGCCCCGTCTGGAAGAGGTGGCCCAGGGCCTGGAGGGCGTCCGCTGGGTGGACAAGACGGCGGAGATTTCCGGCCTGCTCAGCCGCTACCGCCGCATCATGGGCGGGCTCATCGTCGCGGGTTACTTCGCGGTGTTGCTCACGTTGGTGGCTCGCTTCGGGCGCCAGGCGTGGCGCGCGTGGGTTCCCTCCGTGCTGGGCACGCTGCTGACGCTCGCCATCTTCGGGTGGGCGGGCGCGCCGCTGCAGCTGTTCACCGTGCTGGGGCTGGTGCTGCTGCTGGGCATGGGCGTGGACTACGGCATCTTCCTTTTGGAGCACCCCGGTGACGGCTCCGCGTGGCTCGCGGTGGCGTTGGCCGGCGTAAGCACGCTCCTCTCCTTCGGGCTGTTGGGCCTCTCCGCCACGCCCGCGCTGCGCTCGTTCGGCCTCGCCATGCTGCTCGGCGAGGTCACCATCTGGATCCTCACCCCTTGTTTCCGACTACCACCCGGGAAAGCCACACATTGA
- a CDS encoding NAD(P)/FAD-dependent oxidoreductase, whose amino-acid sequence MKTETADILIIGAGPAGSVAAGLLRKQGRDVLVLEREQFPRFSIGESLLPQSMEYIEEAGFLQDVVQAGFQYKNGAAFERAGRYTDFDFRDKFSPGWGTTYQVQRARFDEILAKAAEKKGATVRFRHEVLTVDFSSGQPVVTARSPEGETYQVKARFLLDASGFGRVLPRMLNLETPSNFPVRGAIFTHVVDNVPLGTFDRNKIRVTTHPEHVHVWYWTIPFSDGRCSLGVVAKKEFLDQYTGTDTERLQAIVKEAPSLQNLLKDAVWDTPARKLTGYAANVKSLWGPGFALLGNAGEFLDPVFSSGVTIAFKSASLASACIAREFAGEKVDWENDYAKPLKAGVDTFRTFVESWYEGGFQDIIFHPNPSEDVRRMISAILAGYAWDKNNPYVADSKRRLTVLEALCAA is encoded by the coding sequence TTGAAAACTGAAACTGCGGACATCCTCATCATCGGCGCGGGCCCCGCGGGCTCCGTCGCGGCGGGTCTTCTTCGCAAGCAGGGCCGTGACGTCCTCGTGCTGGAGCGCGAGCAGTTCCCGCGCTTCTCCATTGGCGAGAGCCTGCTGCCGCAGAGCATGGAGTACATCGAGGAGGCGGGCTTCCTCCAGGACGTGGTGCAGGCCGGCTTCCAGTACAAGAACGGCGCGGCCTTCGAGCGCGCCGGCAGGTACACGGACTTCGACTTCCGCGACAAGTTCAGCCCCGGCTGGGGCACCACCTACCAGGTGCAGCGCGCCCGCTTCGACGAGATCCTGGCCAAGGCCGCGGAGAAGAAGGGCGCCACCGTGCGCTTCCGCCACGAGGTGCTGACCGTGGACTTCTCCAGCGGGCAGCCGGTGGTGACGGCGCGCTCCCCTGAAGGCGAGACGTACCAGGTGAAGGCGCGCTTCCTCCTGGACGCGAGCGGCTTCGGCCGCGTGCTGCCGCGCATGTTGAACCTGGAGACGCCGTCGAACTTCCCCGTGCGCGGCGCCATCTTCACGCACGTGGTGGACAACGTTCCGCTCGGCACCTTCGACCGGAACAAGATCCGCGTCACGACGCACCCGGAGCACGTGCACGTCTGGTACTGGACCATCCCCTTCTCCGACGGCCGCTGCTCGCTGGGCGTGGTCGCGAAGAAGGAGTTCCTGGACCAGTACACCGGCACGGACACGGAGCGGCTCCAGGCCATCGTGAAGGAGGCGCCGTCGCTGCAGAACCTCCTGAAGGACGCCGTCTGGGACACGCCCGCGCGCAAGCTCACCGGCTACGCGGCCAACGTGAAGTCGCTGTGGGGCCCGGGCTTCGCGCTGTTGGGCAACGCGGGCGAGTTCCTGGACCCCGTGTTCTCCTCGGGCGTCACCATCGCCTTCAAGTCCGCGAGCCTCGCCTCCGCCTGTATCGCCCGGGAGTTCGCGGGGGAGAAGGTGGACTGGGAGAACGACTACGCGAAGCCGCTCAAGGCCGGCGTGGACACCTTCCGCACCTTCGTGGAGTCCTGGTACGAGGGCGGCTTCCAGGACATCATCTTCCACCCGAACCCGTCGGAAGACGTGCGCCGGATGATCTCCGCCATCCTCGCGGGCTACGCGTGGGACAAGAACAACCCCTACGTGGCGGACAGCAAGCGGCGCCTGACCGTCCTCGAGGCGCTGTGCGCGGCGTAG
- a CDS encoding phosphopantetheine-binding protein has product MLELEQEIKRLVIDTLNLEDLKPDDIDPAAPLFVEGLGLDSIDALELGLALQKSYGVVLASDSKENRRHFASVRALADFVSTHRTRS; this is encoded by the coding sequence ATGTTGGAGCTTGAGCAGGAAATAAAGCGGCTGGTCATCGACACGCTGAACCTCGAGGACCTGAAGCCGGACGACATCGATCCGGCGGCGCCGCTGTTCGTCGAAGGGCTGGGGCTGGACTCCATTGACGCCCTGGAGCTCGGCCTCGCGTTGCAGAAGTCCTATGGCGTCGTGCTGGCGAGCGACTCCAAGGAGAATCGCCGTCACTTCGCCAGTGTTCGGGCGCTCGCGGACTTCGTCAGCACCCACCGCACCCGTTCCTAA
- a CDS encoding AMP-binding protein: MAEPLALETLLVHGRPAGHPVARSEDGVRDFGAFRARVAGWRSAFAAHGGQRYALFTEDTFEFAAALLGAWHAGVCIYLPADARPATLDALKAHVDGFAGRAPQGQGPLAPAMNEDGTAAAFQALSPGLAALVVYTSGSSGEPTAIPKRLSQLSSEVATLGRLFDEAVGDVPVLATVSHQHIYGLLFRVLWPLTSGRPFDANALPYPEDILAALQTGPGLLVASPAHLKRLPATLDWAAVRGNLRGLFSSGGPLTPEALQACRDLLGRAPVEVYGSSETGGVAWRRRDTDDSASWRTMPGVEVRAEDDALRVQSPHLDLPPGEWFTTEDRARPVPGGFELLGRRDRLLKLEEKRVSLSAMERTLVAGGLLREARVLPLTEGHRVILAVVGVPDAEGWRLQESGGRRSLSQALREKLAPHFESSALPRRFRYLEAMPVNSQGKSTEAALTALFDPKRPPFRVLERCDERVLLAVEVPANSPYFEGHFPGSPILPGVVQVEWSLLLGREHFALPPDFLRIETLKFQQVIPPGTLLSLELTWAKESGRLGFKLTSAAGSHASGRIVLGGGAG, from the coding sequence ATGGCTGAGCCGCTCGCGCTCGAAACCCTCCTCGTCCACGGCCGTCCCGCCGGGCACCCCGTGGCCCGGAGCGAGGACGGCGTGCGGGACTTCGGTGCGTTCCGCGCCCGGGTCGCCGGCTGGCGCTCGGCCTTCGCGGCGCACGGAGGCCAGCGCTACGCCCTCTTCACCGAGGACACCTTCGAGTTCGCCGCCGCGCTCCTGGGCGCCTGGCACGCGGGGGTGTGCATCTACCTGCCCGCGGACGCGCGCCCCGCCACGCTGGACGCGCTGAAGGCCCACGTGGACGGCTTCGCGGGCCGGGCCCCCCAGGGACAGGGGCCGCTCGCGCCCGCGATGAACGAGGACGGGACCGCCGCCGCGTTCCAGGCATTGTCACCCGGGCTCGCCGCGCTGGTCGTCTACACGTCGGGCTCCAGCGGAGAGCCCACCGCCATCCCCAAGCGCCTGTCGCAGCTGTCCAGCGAGGTGGCCACGCTGGGCCGGCTGTTCGACGAGGCCGTGGGGGACGTGCCGGTGCTGGCCACCGTGTCTCACCAGCACATCTACGGACTGCTGTTCCGGGTGCTGTGGCCGCTGACGTCCGGACGCCCGTTCGATGCGAATGCCCTGCCCTATCCGGAGGACATCCTGGCCGCGCTCCAGACCGGCCCCGGCCTGTTGGTGGCGAGCCCCGCGCACCTGAAGCGCTTGCCGGCCACGCTGGACTGGGCGGCCGTGCGCGGGAACCTGCGCGGGCTGTTCTCCTCCGGCGGGCCGCTCACCCCCGAAGCGCTCCAGGCCTGCCGCGACCTCTTGGGCCGGGCGCCGGTGGAGGTCTACGGCAGCTCGGAGACGGGCGGCGTCGCATGGCGCAGGCGCGACACGGACGACAGCGCGTCCTGGCGCACGATGCCGGGCGTGGAGGTGCGCGCGGAAGACGACGCGCTCCGCGTCCAATCCCCCCACCTGGACCTGCCCCCGGGCGAGTGGTTCACCACGGAGGACCGCGCGCGGCCCGTGCCCGGCGGCTTCGAGCTGTTGGGGCGCCGCGACCGGCTGCTCAAGCTGGAGGAGAAGCGCGTGTCGCTCTCCGCCATGGAGCGGACCCTGGTGGCCGGGGGCCTGTTGCGCGAGGCCCGGGTGCTGCCCCTCACGGAAGGCCACCGGGTGATTCTGGCGGTGGTGGGAGTTCCGGACGCGGAAGGCTGGCGGCTCCAGGAGTCGGGGGGCAGGCGGTCCCTGAGCCAGGCGCTGCGCGAGAAGTTGGCCCCGCATTTCGAGTCCAGTGCCTTGCCGCGCCGGTTCCGGTATCTGGAGGCCATGCCGGTCAACTCCCAGGGCAAATCCACCGAGGCGGCGCTCACCGCGCTCTTCGACCCGAAGCGTCCCCCGTTCCGCGTGCTGGAGCGCTGCGACGAGCGCGTGCTGCTGGCGGTGGAGGTCCCCGCGAATTCGCCCTACTTCGAAGGGCACTTCCCGGGCTCGCCCATCCTGCCCGGCGTCGTGCAGGTGGAGTGGTCACTGCTGCTGGGCCGCGAGCACTTCGCGCTGCCGCCGGACTTCCTCCGCATCGAGACGCTGAAGTTCCAGCAGGTCATTCCACCCGGCACGCTGCTGTCGCTGGAGCTCACCTGGGCGAAGGAGTCCGGGCGGCTGGGGTTCAAGTTGACGTCGGCCGCGGGCTCGCACGCGAGCGGCCGCATCGTGTTGGGGGGAGGGGCAGGATGA